From a single Trichocoleus sp. genomic region:
- a CDS encoding peptidoglycan DD-metalloendopeptidase family protein: protein MIRLIIAWIIFLIMYLYPSLVSLINDPMNTILGTTGTLDPIYSKEIQEGAQIDGYSVTSGYGERTAPKEGASTEHRGVDLATPTGTQLYAFGGSLKVECQQDSGGGLVATLTPSTIEFTFRAMHLDKCESGEFKEGQVWGTTGDSGNSTGPHLHWEQLKDGQHVHPTEGFLWWVLQGKSPKPYGFKAEKGFGDATDKLYQAIIQQESGGDHTAINADSGAIGIGQVMPENVSNWTEQCLGKSLSSDAFATDETAQKQTVSCKLKEYWNAAKERGEGDFDACRSVAAQWYSGDPSLKDSDAPQAGYPSIKAYTESVCSNFQ from the coding sequence ATGATTCGGCTCATCATTGCCTGGATCATTTTCCTAATCATGTATCTCTATCCCTCCCTTGTCTCGCTCATCAACGACCCCATGAACACCATCTTGGGAACGACTGGCACTCTTGACCCCATCTACTCCAAGGAGATTCAGGAAGGTGCTCAGATTGACGGCTATTCGGTAACGAGTGGGTATGGTGAGCGTACTGCACCAAAAGAGGGAGCCAGCACAGAGCATCGAGGCGTGGACCTTGCGACTCCAACAGGGACTCAGCTTTATGCATTTGGCGGCTCTCTCAAGGTTGAATGCCAACAGGATAGCGGCGGTGGTCTAGTCGCTACGCTCACACCGTCAACCATTGAGTTCACGTTTCGAGCGATGCACTTAGATAAGTGCGAGTCTGGAGAGTTTAAAGAGGGACAAGTTTGGGGAACCACGGGCGACAGCGGCAACTCAACAGGACCACACCTGCACTGGGAACAGTTGAAAGATGGGCAGCACGTTCACCCAACGGAAGGGTTCCTTTGGTGGGTACTCCAGGGAAAATCCCCTAAACCTTACGGATTCAAGGCTGAAAAGGGGTTTGGGGATGCAACTGACAAGCTTTACCAGGCAATTATCCAGCAAGAGAGTGGCGGTGACCACACTGCCATCAATGCAGATTCAGGAGCGATCGGCATTGGCCAGGTCATGCCTGAGAATGTATCGAACTGGACTGAGCAATGTTTGGGTAAATCGCTCTCATCTGATGCATTTGCAACGGATGAAACTGCCCAAAAGCAAACTGTTTCCTGCAAACTGAAAGAGTATTGGAATGCTGCTAAAGAACGCGGTGAAGGCGATTTTGATGCCTGTAGGAGTGTAGCGGCTCAATGGTATTCGGGTGATCCATCCTTGAAAGATAGTGATGCACCTCAAGCAGGCTATCCCAGCATCAAAGCTTACACTGAGTCTGTTTGCAGCAACTTTCAATAG
- a CDS encoding TIGR04255 family protein translates to MVNFNPLSAPPPKEVPLEEAPLIRVIAQVRFPPILSIEKQDFVGSFQEAIREKYPILQPEQTQTFVFGAQGAIQPTSQITWRFTDIEDSWRVSLTSNYMALETTAYSSRNDFLERLEHVLTALKKNFDPQIVERFGLRYIDRLTGQDLEDISSLVKPEISGIMAAEFRSDIHQTIHESLFVVPGGEEKISARWGLIPADATFDPNAIEPIDKPSWFLDLDMFIARKREFSVEALMDEGQRFAERIYTFFRWAVTADFLVRFGGKI, encoded by the coding sequence GTGGTTAATTTCAATCCACTCAGTGCACCGCCACCTAAAGAGGTACCGTTAGAAGAAGCACCTCTTATTCGAGTGATTGCACAGGTGCGCTTTCCACCTATTCTCTCTATCGAGAAGCAAGATTTTGTTGGCTCATTTCAAGAGGCGATTAGAGAGAAGTATCCTATTCTGCAACCTGAACAGACTCAGACTTTTGTCTTTGGAGCTCAGGGTGCTATTCAGCCAACTTCTCAGATCACTTGGCGATTCACAGATATAGAAGATAGCTGGCGTGTCTCTTTAACATCTAATTATATGGCGCTTGAAACTACGGCTTACTCAAGCCGTAATGACTTTTTAGAACGATTAGAACATGTGCTTACTGCACTTAAGAAAAATTTTGATCCACAAATAGTCGAACGTTTTGGACTGCGCTACATTGACAGGCTTACTGGTCAAGATTTGGAAGACATATCATCCCTTGTAAAGCCTGAAATATCGGGCATAATGGCTGCTGAATTTAGAAGTGATATCCACCAAACTATTCATGAATCTTTGTTTGTCGTTCCTGGAGGAGAAGAGAAAATTTCTGCAAGATGGGGACTTATTCCTGCTGATGCGACGTTCGACCCCAATGCAATTGAACCTATTGATAAACCTAGCTGGTTTCTTGATTTAGACATGTTTATTGCAAGAAAGAGAGAATTTAGTGTTGAAGCTTTAATGGATGAAGGACAGCGTTTTGCTGAAAGAATTTATACTTTTTTCCGATGGGCAGTGACGGCGGACTTTTTGGTACGTTTCGGAGGTAAAATATGA
- a CDS encoding tyrosine-type recombinase/integrase produces MAEKRKKAPKGSVVVQNFRDRLRLCWSYQGKRFYLYLGLPEGKVNRLVAEAKARVIEGDLATGNFDRTLAKYKPQNPNHSRVKVTELFEQFTQYKSKSVYQQTLAKYQAFQGHLAQHFREQIAENVTEADVEKFQAYLSRKLAPVTLREWLKLGNAAWQWGQKKGIVVSNPWGGVRVKVPPRQAPKPFTSEEIKKIVAAFRNNSEYSHYADFVNFLLGVGCRIGEAIALKWKHLSDDYSVCWIGESYSRQGRKATKTERDRFVSIPPRLQQMLQQRRLKNSGPDDLIFTSAEGCAIRDGNFRKRYWKPVLEAGGIPYRSPRNTRHTLISHALDRGMSPAAISEQTGHRIETLLRRYAGNVQGRPHFPDLLED; encoded by the coding sequence TTGGCTGAGAAACGCAAGAAAGCTCCTAAAGGTTCAGTTGTGGTGCAGAACTTTCGAGATCGGTTGCGTCTCTGTTGGAGTTACCAGGGGAAGCGGTTCTATCTCTATCTGGGATTACCTGAGGGCAAGGTGAATCGGTTAGTGGCTGAAGCCAAAGCAAGGGTGATAGAAGGCGACCTAGCAACAGGTAATTTTGACCGCACACTGGCAAAGTACAAACCACAAAATCCTAACCACTCTAGAGTCAAGGTGACGGAGTTGTTTGAGCAGTTCACTCAATACAAATCGAAGTCAGTTTATCAGCAGACTTTGGCGAAGTACCAAGCATTTCAGGGACATCTAGCACAACATTTCCGCGAGCAGATTGCTGAAAATGTTACTGAAGCAGATGTGGAGAAGTTTCAAGCATATTTATCTCGCAAACTTGCTCCTGTCACGTTGCGGGAATGGCTCAAGCTGGGCAATGCAGCATGGCAGTGGGGACAGAAGAAGGGAATTGTGGTGAGTAATCCTTGGGGTGGGGTCAGGGTCAAAGTTCCACCCAGACAAGCTCCTAAACCATTTACGAGTGAGGAAATTAAAAAAATTGTTGCGGCATTTCGCAACAACTCGGAATACAGCCACTATGCGGATTTTGTCAATTTTCTGTTGGGGGTGGGTTGTCGTATTGGGGAGGCGATCGCCCTAAAGTGGAAGCATCTCTCGGATGACTACTCTGTTTGCTGGATTGGGGAGAGCTATAGCCGCCAGGGAAGGAAGGCAACCAAAACTGAGCGCGATCGCTTCGTCTCCATTCCCCCGCGGCTACAACAGATGCTGCAACAGCGCAGGTTAAAGAACAGTGGGCCAGATGACCTCATCTTTACATCTGCTGAGGGTTGTGCAATTCGAGATGGCAATTTTAGAAAGCGTTATTGGAAGCCAGTCTTAGAAGCTGGGGGAATTCCTTATCGTTCCCCTCGCAACACTCGCCACACTTTAATTAGTCACGCTCTCGATCGGGGCATGTCCCCAGCTGCTATCTCGGAACAAACCGGACATCGGATTGAGACGCTGCTCAGGCGATATGCTGGCAACGTTCAAGGGCGACCGCATTTTCCAGACCTGTTAGAGGACTAA
- a CDS encoding helix-turn-helix transcriptional regulator has protein sequence MRKALGLTQEAVAKALNVTTRTVINWEGGHHEPRLTIRQTKALCQLLGIESIKDLPDNIFEPEPTDRPPSPDAIALNGGELN, from the coding sequence ATGCGGAAAGCCTTGGGATTAACTCAAGAGGCTGTAGCGAAAGCTCTCAATGTGACAACAAGAACAGTTATCAACTGGGAAGGTGGTCACCATGAGCCGCGTTTGACAATCCGGCAGACAAAAGCTCTATGCCAATTGCTGGGCATCGAATCTATTAAAGATTTGCCTGACAACATTTTCGAGCCTGAACCAACCGATCGCCCTCCATCCCCTGATGCGATCGCCCTGAATGGAGGTGAACTGAACTAA
- a CDS encoding 3'-5' exonuclease yields the protein MSDQQKAAKWAFDLLQTEFCILDTETTGLGPTAEICQIAVTSRMNEVLFNSLVCPTVPIEPDASAIHGLTAEDVAAAPTFEEVLIPLMKAIAKRDLIIYNCEFDLKLIRQSARVHGIPLAFPTSDRRQCRIWLGGGSIQCAMLQYSAWCGEWNDYYGNYRWQKLPGGDHTALGDCLATAKIINEMAASYKPVEPVQEYSEIDF from the coding sequence ATGAGTGACCAACAGAAAGCTGCTAAATGGGCATTTGACCTACTCCAAACTGAGTTCTGCATCCTGGATACAGAAACAACTGGCTTAGGTCCCACTGCTGAAATCTGCCAGATAGCTGTCACCAGTCGGATGAATGAGGTGCTGTTTAACTCCCTGGTTTGTCCCACAGTGCCGATCGAACCTGATGCAAGTGCCATTCATGGACTCACCGCTGAAGATGTGGCAGCAGCTCCCACCTTTGAGGAGGTTCTCATTCCCCTGATGAAGGCGATCGCCAAGCGTGACCTCATCATCTACAACTGCGAATTTGACCTGAAACTGATTCGCCAATCAGCCAGAGTGCACGGCATTCCCCTTGCTTTTCCTACGAGCGATCGACGGCAATGCCGCATTTGGTTAGGCGGTGGCTCCATTCAATGTGCCATGCTCCAATACTCTGCGTGGTGCGGGGAGTGGAACGACTACTACGGTAACTATCGCTGGCAGAAGCTACCCGGCGGCGATCACACTGCTCTAGGTGACTGCCTCGCCACTGCCAAGATCATTAATGAAATGGCAGCCAGCTACAAACCAGTAGAGCCAGTTCAGGAATACAGCGAAATCGACTTCTAA